In Aliamphritea ceti, a single window of DNA contains:
- a CDS encoding ammonium transporter — protein MESINSAVETLMQGSNTLFILMGAIMVFAMHAGFAFLEVGTVRQKNQVNALVKIMTDFGFSAVAYFFVGYWIAYDVTFFRDAETLAAGNGYELVKFFFLMTFAAAIPAIVSGGIAERARFWPFLIASSLLVGIVYPLFEGMIWNGNYGFQAWLESSFGAQFHDFAGSVVVHGVGGWLGLIAVLLLGVRKGRYKSGRLMAFPPSNIPFLALGAWILCIGWFGFNVMSAQTLDGISGLVAVNSLMAMVGGIIASLIFGKNDPGFIHNGPLAGLVAICAGSDIMHPIGALFVGVVAGALFVWMFTTAQNRWKIDDVLGVWPLHGLCGAWGGIAAGIFGSTALGGLGGVSLMSQVIGTLAGIAVAVVGGLIVYGTIKALCGLRLDEEQEFNGADLSIHKIESMYMD, from the coding sequence GTGGAAAGCATTAACAGTGCAGTAGAAACCTTAATGCAGGGTTCAAATACTCTGTTTATTCTCATGGGTGCAATCATGGTATTTGCCATGCATGCAGGCTTTGCCTTTTTGGAAGTCGGTACTGTCCGGCAGAAAAATCAGGTAAATGCCTTAGTTAAAATCATGACTGACTTCGGCTTTTCTGCAGTGGCATATTTCTTCGTCGGTTACTGGATCGCCTATGATGTCACTTTCTTCAGAGATGCCGAAACCCTTGCCGCCGGGAATGGCTATGAGCTGGTTAAGTTCTTTTTCTTAATGACGTTTGCTGCAGCGATTCCTGCAATTGTTTCTGGAGGTATCGCAGAGCGCGCACGTTTCTGGCCTTTCCTGATCGCATCTTCATTGTTAGTTGGTATCGTATACCCACTTTTTGAAGGCATGATCTGGAATGGTAACTATGGTTTTCAAGCGTGGCTTGAGAGCAGTTTTGGCGCTCAGTTCCACGACTTCGCCGGATCAGTTGTTGTTCACGGTGTTGGTGGATGGCTGGGATTAATCGCGGTATTACTGCTTGGCGTGCGAAAAGGCCGCTATAAATCAGGACGTCTGATGGCTTTCCCGCCATCCAACATTCCATTCCTGGCCCTGGGTGCCTGGATTCTGTGTATTGGCTGGTTTGGCTTTAATGTTATGTCTGCTCAGACACTGGATGGGATTTCCGGGTTAGTCGCTGTTAACAGCCTGATGGCAATGGTTGGTGGCATTATTGCATCACTGATCTTTGGTAAAAACGACCCTGGCTTTATTCACAATGGTCCTCTGGCAGGGCTGGTAGCAATCTGTGCCGGTTCTGACATTATGCATCCTATTGGTGCACTATTTGTCGGCGTAGTTGCAGGTGCATTATTTGTCTGGATGTTCACTACCGCCCAGAATCGCTGGAAGATTGATGATGTCCTGGGTGTGTGGCCACTACATGGTTTATGTGGTGCCTGGGGAGGCATTGCAGCTGGTATTTTTGGCAGCACCGCGTTAGGAGGGTTAGGTGGCGTAAGTCTTATGTCACAAGTCATTGGCACCCTGGCAGGCATTGCCGTCGCTGTTGTAGGTGGCTTAATTGTGTATGGTACTATTAAAGCTCTTTGCGGACTTCGCCTTGACGAAGAACAAGAATTCAACGGCGCTGACCTGTCAATTCATAAGATAGAATCCATGTATATGGATTAA
- the mnmH gene encoding tRNA 2-selenouridine(34) synthase MnmH, giving the protein MREDSQNYRQLFLNDTPMIDLRAPVEFKQGAFPSAVSLPLMSNEEREKVGTCYKQQGQDAAIVLGHKLVSGEIKEQRMAAWKAFVAENPEGYLYCFRGGLRSRTTQQWLKEAGADYPLVTGGYKALRNFLLNEIEATSEQLPFYIVGGNTGCRKTPLINSLKNAVDLEGAANHRGSSFGRYVTPQSSQINFENQLAIALLKLRNANISELVLEDEGRIIGSVDIPHSLHLKMQKAPIVVVEEDLETRLQNLLQEYVIDMHHSHIEHYGAQEGSHLCAEYLLSGLDKIRKRLGSERWRELRKMMEQAISAQQTGEGFSQHLNWLSPLLEWYYDPMYTYQLGNKADRIVYRGSWQECQDYLHNLK; this is encoded by the coding sequence ATGCGCGAAGACTCTCAAAATTACCGGCAACTGTTTCTCAACGACACTCCAATGATTGATCTGCGAGCGCCGGTAGAATTCAAGCAAGGCGCATTTCCATCGGCTGTTAGCCTGCCATTAATGAGTAATGAAGAACGGGAAAAAGTAGGTACCTGTTACAAGCAACAGGGCCAGGATGCCGCGATTGTTCTGGGCCACAAACTGGTTAGCGGTGAGATTAAAGAACAACGTATGGCTGCCTGGAAAGCCTTTGTTGCAGAAAATCCTGAAGGTTACTTATATTGCTTTCGTGGCGGCCTCCGCTCCCGAACAACTCAGCAATGGCTAAAAGAAGCCGGGGCAGATTACCCATTAGTCACCGGTGGATATAAAGCCTTACGAAACTTCCTCCTCAATGAAATAGAAGCAACCAGCGAACAGCTCCCTTTCTATATTGTTGGCGGCAACACCGGCTGTCGAAAAACGCCTCTGATTAATAGTCTGAAAAACGCCGTAGATCTGGAAGGTGCGGCCAACCACAGAGGCTCAAGTTTCGGTCGCTATGTCACCCCACAAAGTTCACAAATTAATTTTGAAAACCAACTTGCAATCGCGTTATTAAAACTACGTAATGCCAATATCAGTGAACTGGTACTTGAAGATGAAGGACGTATCATCGGCAGTGTAGATATCCCCCATTCACTCCACCTGAAAATGCAAAAAGCACCAATTGTTGTCGTTGAAGAAGACCTCGAAACCCGTTTACAAAATCTTCTTCAGGAATATGTAATCGATATGCATCACTCCCATATAGAACACTATGGTGCACAAGAAGGCTCACACCTGTGCGCAGAATACTTATTGAGTGGCCTGGATAAAATTCGCAAGCGACTCGGAAGTGAACGCTGGCGTGAGCTTCGCAAAATGATGGAACAGGCTATATCAGCCCAACAAACAGGTGAGGGATTTAGCCAACACCTGAACTGGCTGAGCCCACTTTTAGAGTGGTATTACGACCCTATGTATACCTACCAGCTCGGCAATAAAGCGGATCGGATTGTTTACCGGGGCAGTTGGCAGGAATGTCAGGATTATCTGCATAACCTAAAGTAA
- a CDS encoding tRNA-uridine aminocarboxypropyltransferase — MNTSSAPPRRPYLGRGATVKRCESCFLRTDKCICELRSSVSASVEFCLLTHNDEIYKPSNTGRLIRGSINATRCFIWHRTEVDPELLELIENSEVNTYIVFPPGDDYLERMTEYKSEPDKRNVFIVLDGTWRQARRMFRLSAYLQNVPLISLQNAPASRYGLRKTEEVSQLCTAEVAIELLAEIGDQIASKHLRNYFEVFTRRYSETRSQKIDLSASGNRAI, encoded by the coding sequence ATGAATACTTCCTCAGCACCACCGCGACGCCCTTATCTTGGCAGAGGAGCAACTGTAAAACGTTGCGAATCCTGTTTTCTGAGAACAGATAAATGTATTTGTGAGCTTCGCAGTAGCGTGTCAGCAAGTGTTGAATTCTGCCTACTAACGCATAATGATGAAATTTATAAACCCAGCAATACGGGGCGTCTGATCAGGGGCTCTATAAACGCTACACGTTGTTTCATTTGGCATCGAACTGAAGTTGATCCTGAACTGTTGGAACTAATAGAAAATTCTGAAGTGAATACTTACATTGTCTTTCCACCGGGAGATGATTATCTAGAGCGAATGACAGAATACAAATCTGAGCCTGATAAGCGTAACGTGTTTATTGTGTTGGATGGAACCTGGCGCCAGGCAAGGCGAATGTTCAGGCTGAGTGCTTATTTACAGAATGTGCCGCTTATAAGTTTGCAGAATGCGCCGGCTTCCCGTTACGGGTTACGTAAAACTGAGGAAGTCAGTCAGTTATGCACTGCTGAAGTTGCGATAGAGCTGCTTGCAGAAATTGGGGATCAGATTGCCAGCAAACATCTACGGAATTATTTTGAAGTTTTTACCCGCAGATACAGCGAAACCCGAAGTCAGAAGATTGATTTATCTGCTTCAGGCAATAGGGCTATTTAA
- a CDS encoding metallophosphoesterase family protein produces the protein MMPFTPDASRPMLIFGGPYSNLAATQAIQNVSKQLQIPSGNILCTGDIVAYCASAQETTDLIRDWGITVVQGNCEESLANNANDCGCGFNTGSTCDLLSAGWFNYAKPKVNTQAKQWMGELPLNIEFEYAKTKMLAIHGGLNSINQFVFASDDITMEQQLNEAAVDVIIGGHCGLPFGQQLSNGFWLNAGVIGMPANNGQTDTWYMLLTADADGHITASWHILEYDVADSIHKMQQAGLNTPYAEALKTGLWPSTDILPNAETSATGHTINIPNLQLNSPIA, from the coding sequence ATGATGCCATTTACACCCGATGCTTCACGGCCCATGCTTATATTCGGCGGGCCTTATAGTAACCTTGCCGCCACACAGGCCATACAAAATGTAAGCAAGCAGTTACAGATTCCTTCAGGAAATATCCTTTGCACAGGTGATATCGTTGCATATTGCGCCTCAGCACAGGAAACAACAGACCTTATTCGGGACTGGGGCATTACTGTTGTTCAGGGTAACTGCGAAGAATCCCTCGCCAATAACGCTAATGATTGCGGCTGCGGCTTTAATACAGGTAGCACTTGCGACCTTCTTTCAGCCGGCTGGTTTAATTACGCGAAACCTAAGGTAAATACTCAGGCAAAACAGTGGATGGGAGAGTTACCGCTAAATATAGAGTTTGAGTACGCCAAAACAAAAATGCTGGCAATACACGGTGGTCTGAATAGCATTAATCAGTTTGTATTTGCGTCTGATGATATAACTATGGAACAGCAGCTCAATGAAGCTGCTGTAGACGTGATAATAGGCGGCCATTGCGGATTACCTTTTGGCCAGCAACTCAGCAATGGCTTCTGGCTTAATGCAGGTGTAATCGGCATGCCCGCTAATAATGGCCAGACCGATACATGGTATATGCTATTGACTGCAGACGCTGATGGTCACATAACTGCTAGCTGGCATATTCTTGAATACGATGTTGCAGATAGTATCCATAAAATGCAGCAAGCAGGCTTAAATACACCATACGCTGAAGCCCTGAAAACCGGACTCTGGCCAAGCACAGATATCCTACCCAATGCAGAAACCTCAGCAACCGGTCATACAATCAATATTCCCAATCTGCAATTAAATAGCCCTATTGCCTGA